Proteins from a genomic interval of Blastocatellia bacterium:
- a CDS encoding DUF2934 domain-containing protein, whose protein sequence is MREQLQQNPSVRNRVARRAYELFILRGRQIGREAEDWFKAEAEILAELMQETAQHKEEATKSEVSQEVASIEVTTVAPKKRTYTRKKKDAEIVAEQVEVKPEVVAKEAAKPAAKRGRSKTTVATDLA, encoded by the coding sequence ATGCGTGAACAGCTACAACAAAATCCTAGTGTAAGAAATCGTGTGGCTAGACGAGCTTATGAACTTTTTATACTACGTGGTAGACAAATTGGACGAGAAGCCGAAGATTGGTTCAAAGCAGAAGCAGAAATATTAGCTGAACTTATGCAAGAAACTGCACAGCATAAAGAAGAAGCAACTAAATCAGAAGTTTCCCAGGAAGTAGCTTCCATAGAAGTAACCACAGTTGCCCCAAAGAAAAGAACTTATACAAGAAAGAAAAAGGATGCTGAAATTGTAGCTGAACAAGTAGAAGTAAAGCCTGAAGTTGTAGCTAAAGAAGCGGCTAAACCTGCTGCTAAAAGAGGTAGAAGCAAAACTACTGTTGCAACAGATCTTGCTTAG
- a CDS encoding GNAT family N-acetyltransferase, with translation MTAKFLIETLNQTHNRKEFCCRVEALDKYFVEQVTQDIRRRVTVCYVALETTTNKIAGYYTLAASRVLLTDIPKELVKRLPRYPSVPVARLGRLAVDQNYRGQKLGSVLLWDAISRTLHSEIAVFALVVDAKDEQAEAFYRYHGFINFGSLPKQLMLSLTKLVDK, from the coding sequence GTGACAGCCAAATTTCTAATAGAAACACTTAATCAAACACATAATAGAAAAGAGTTTTGTTGTAGAGTAGAAGCTTTAGATAAATATTTTGTAGAGCAGGTGACGCAAGATATTCGTAGGCGTGTAACAGTTTGTTATGTAGCCCTAGAAACAACAACAAACAAAATAGCAGGGTACTACACATTAGCTGCTAGTAGAGTTTTGCTTACAGATATTCCCAAGGAATTAGTTAAAAGACTACCTCGTTATCCATCAGTTCCAGTAGCTCGTTTAGGTCGTCTTGCGGTTGATCAAAATTATCGAGGTCAAAAACTAGGCTCAGTCTTGCTATGGGATGCTATTTCTAGAACTTTACATTCAGAAATAGCTGTATTTGCTTTAGTTGTTGATGCTAAAGATGAACAAGCAGAAGCTTTTTATCGCTATCATGGATTTATTAATTTTGGTAGTTTACCTAAACAACTTATGCTTTCCCTTACAAAGCTTGTAGATAAGTAA
- the glnA gene encoding type I glutamate--ammonia ligase — translation MDSRSLIEYAKAEEVEFFDLRFTDLFGAWHHVAVPIGEISEDSLAEGFGFDASSLRGWAAINESDMLLNPDISRHWLDPFNTRKTLCLICDVTDPITKEGYWLDPRAIAQRAESYLRSTGIADIINFGPEAEFFIFDSASFHASANSAGYTVDSEEGPWNSENGNGYQIRHKEGYVPLSPQDTQIDIRADICAILEQCGIPVERHHHEVATAGQAEIDFRYSTLTRTADNLMIFKHTVKNVARQNGKTATFMPKPLYGDNGNGMHCHQSLWKGEKPLFAGDEYAGLSKTALYYIGGLLKHAPALAAFAAPTTNSYKRLVPGFEAPVNLAYSARNRSAAVRIPMFSQNPKAKRLEFRPPDPSCNPYIAFAAMLMAGIDGIQNKIDPGPPLDKDIYDLPVEELKHVPSLPGSLSASLSALEKDCEFLFKGDVFNESFVNRWIKYKYEKEINPVNMRPHPLEFSLYYDV, via the coding sequence ATGGATAGCAGATCGCTAATCGAATATGCTAAAGCAGAAGAAGTTGAATTTTTTGACCTTAGATTTACAGATCTTTTTGGGGCATGGCATCATGTCGCCGTACCTATTGGAGAAATCAGCGAAGATAGCCTAGCAGAAGGCTTTGGATTTGATGCTTCTAGTTTACGGGGTTGGGCCGCAATTAATGAGTCTGATATGTTGTTAAATCCAGATATTTCTCGTCATTGGCTAGACCCTTTTAATACTCGCAAAACCTTATGTTTAATTTGTGATGTAACAGACCCAATTACTAAAGAAGGCTACTGGCTTGACCCAAGAGCCATTGCCCAACGTGCAGAAAGTTATCTACGCTCTACAGGCATTGCAGACATAATTAATTTTGGCCCAGAAGCAGAGTTTTTCATTTTTGATAGTGCTAGCTTTCATGCTAGTGCTAATTCTGCTGGCTACACCGTTGATAGTGAAGAAGGCCCTTGGAATTCAGAAAATGGAAATGGCTACCAAATCCGCCATAAAGAAGGCTATGTTCCACTTTCACCACAAGACACGCAAATAGACATTAGAGCAGATATTTGCGCCATTTTAGAACAATGTGGTATTCCTGTTGAACGTCACCATCACGAAGTTGCTACAGCAGGACAAGCTGAAATAGACTTTCGTTACTCTACATTAACTCGTACAGCAGATAATTTAATGATTTTCAAACACACAGTAAAAAATGTAGCTCGTCAAAATGGCAAAACAGCTACCTTTATGCCTAAGCCGCTTTATGGAGATAATGGAAATGGAATGCACTGCCATCAAAGCTTGTGGAAAGGTGAAAAGCCGCTTTTTGCTGGGGATGAGTATGCAGGGCTTTCAAAAACAGCACTTTACTATATTGGTGGACTCTTAAAACATGCTCCTGCTTTGGCTGCTTTTGCTGCACCTACAACCAATAGCTATAAGCGACTAGTCCCAGGCTTTGAAGCACCAGTAAATTTAGCTTATTCAGCACGTAATCGATCTGCTGCCGTAAGAATCCCTATGTTTTCACAAAATCCTAAAGCAAAACGTTTAGAATTTCGTCCACCTGATCCAAGTTGTAACCCTTATATTGCTTTTGCTGCAATGTTAATGGCTGGTATAGATGGCATTCAAAACAAAATTGACCCAGGCCCACCACTTGATAAAGATATTTATGATTTGCCTGTTGAAGAACTAAAACACGTTCCAAGCTTGCCAGGCTCGCTATCTGCTTCACTTTCAGCTTTAGAAAAAGATTGTGAATTTTTATTTAAGGGTGATGTGTTTAATGAAAGCTTTGTTAATCGATGGATTAAGTACAAATATGAAAAAGAGATCAACCCAGTAAATATGCGTCCACATCCGTTAGAATTTTCTCTTTACTATGATGTTTAA
- a CDS encoding aspartate aminotransferase family protein — MTKYINQKPNNEVVQDFADYVSPGKVAIYKQLGFGSVPGKREGIYLWDLDGKRYINCRSSGGVFNLGHRPPRIINALQEALAELDIGDHILMSEHRARLAKRLAEITPGDIRYTFFAPGGGEAVDVAIKLARGFTKRPNIISAQYGYHGHTGFALAAGDPSFSKHFGPLMPGFYQVPFGDIEAMDRAVTDETAAVILETIQATAGMIIPSDNYLPAVREICDRKGVVLILDEVQAGLGRTGKIWGCEHWQVVPDILVSGKGMSSAVYPLAVCCFRPHLDKFFQENPFVHLCSFGGSDLACITSLTMLDQITEEGFLAHVNEMGSKFAAGFEKLKAKYPQLVAGYRQLGLMMALELTDDRLGGMMTLALGKSGILGIFSDFRQRAIQVLPPLIITAEQVDEVLAGFDQALSLLGQMLASGMDAPYIP; from the coding sequence ATGACTAAATATATTAATCAAAAGCCTAATAATGAAGTTGTTCAAGATTTTGCTGATTATGTTTCTCCAGGTAAAGTAGCTATTTATAAACAGCTTGGTTTTGGTAGCGTGCCAGGAAAAAGAGAAGGTATTTATCTTTGGGACTTGGACGGAAAACGCTATATAAATTGTCGTTCTAGTGGGGGAGTTTTTAACTTAGGCCATCGCCCACCAAGAATAATTAATGCACTTCAAGAAGCTTTAGCAGAGCTTGACATTGGCGACCATATTTTAATGAGTGAACACAGGGCGCGACTAGCTAAACGGCTAGCAGAAATAACTCCAGGAGATATTCGCTATACTTTTTTTGCTCCTGGTGGAGGTGAAGCAGTTGACGTTGCTATAAAGCTAGCTAGAGGTTTTACTAAACGCCCTAACATTATTTCTGCTCAATATGGCTATCATGGTCATACAGGTTTTGCACTAGCAGCAGGCGATCCTAGCTTTAGCAAGCACTTTGGCCCATTGATGCCTGGTTTTTATCAAGTTCCTTTTGGCGATATAGAGGCAATGGACAGGGCTGTTACAGATGAAACAGCAGCAGTAATTTTAGAAACTATTCAAGCTACTGCTGGAATGATTATTCCGTCTGATAATTATTTGCCAGCCGTTAGAGAAATCTGTGACCGTAAAGGTGTAGTTTTAATACTTGATGAAGTGCAAGCGGGCTTGGGGCGCACCGGCAAGATTTGGGGCTGTGAACATTGGCAAGTAGTTCCAGATATTTTAGTTTCTGGAAAAGGAATGAGTTCAGCCGTTTATCCGCTAGCCGTTTGTTGTTTTCGTCCTCATTTAGACAAGTTTTTCCAAGAAAATCCTTTTGTGCATTTATGTTCTTTTGGCGGTTCAGACTTAGCTTGTATTACTTCACTTACAATGCTGGATCAAATTACTGAAGAAGGTTTCTTAGCTCATGTTAATGAGATGGGAAGCAAATTTGCCGCAGGTTTTGAAAAATTAAAAGCTAAATATCCTCAATTAGTAGCAGGTTATCGCCAACTAGGTTTAATGATGGCACTGGAATTAACTGATGATCGGTTAGGTGGGATGATGACTTTAGCATTAGGAAAATCAGGAATTTTGGGGATTTTTTCAGACTTTCGACAACGTGCTATTCAAGTCTTGCCTCCATTAATTATTACTGCTGAACAAGTTGATGAAGTTTTAGCAGGTTTTGACCAAGCACTAAGTTTGCTAGGTCAAATGCTTGCAAGCGGCATGGACGCTCCATATATTCCATAA
- a CDS encoding alpha/beta fold hydrolase: MLNKLTSTAQQALSTMLTRKFIPRSSLRNRHIMTMAGHFISRQFPGVEKISEQRLFQVTDEAQMLTHCGWQANRETKPTVIVVHGLEGSSESKYTVGTALKAYNAGFNVIRINQRGCGETFHLSPTPYHAGLTNDLRVIIDEIATKDNIKTVYVVGFSLGGNQSLKLAGEYGDNPPQALKGVCAISVPIDLADCSDSLHWAENWVYEWNFLLSLYKSYKRRQKLHPTRYKLPSPWQVMTLRRFDELIAGPCNGFKDANDYYSKCSSDQYLKHISVPTLIIQAKDDPFIPFTPFEKTSRSEAVALLATETGGHVGYVGEKQPSEDPFWVENRAVEFFQLLS, from the coding sequence ATGCTAAATAAATTAACTTCTACAGCACAGCAAGCTTTATCTACAATGCTTACACGTAAGTTTATTCCTCGCAGCAGCTTACGTAATCGGCATATAATGACAATGGCTGGTCATTTTATTTCACGTCAATTTCCTGGAGTAGAAAAAATTAGCGAACAGCGTTTATTTCAAGTTACTGACGAAGCGCAAATGCTTACTCATTGCGGTTGGCAAGCCAATAGAGAAACAAAGCCTACTGTTATTGTTGTACATGGTTTAGAAGGTTCTAGTGAATCTAAATACACAGTTGGAACAGCACTAAAAGCTTATAATGCTGGATTTAATGTAATTAGAATTAATCAACGTGGTTGTGGAGAAACTTTTCATCTTTCGCCTACACCTTATCATGCTGGCTTGACAAATGACTTACGAGTTATTATTGATGAAATAGCTACTAAAGATAATATTAAAACTGTTTATGTAGTCGGCTTTTCTTTGGGTGGTAATCAATCCTTAAAACTTGCTGGTGAGTATGGCGACAACCCACCTCAAGCATTAAAAGGAGTTTGCGCTATTTCTGTGCCTATAGATTTAGCTGATTGTTCGGACTCGTTACATTGGGCCGAAAATTGGGTTTATGAATGGAATTTTTTACTTTCTCTATATAAAAGTTATAAACGCCGGCAAAAACTACATCCTACACGCTATAAACTGCCTTCTCCTTGGCAAGTAATGACACTAAGACGTTTTGATGAGTTAATTGCTGGCCCTTGTAATGGATTTAAGGATGCTAATGACTATTATTCTAAATGTAGCTCTGATCAATACTTAAAACATATTTCTGTACCAACATTAATTATTCAAGCTAAAGATGACCCATTTATACCTTTTACACCTTTTGAAAAAACCTCTCGTAGTGAGGCAGTAGCCTTGTTAGCAACTGAAACAGGCGGACATGTTGGCTATGTAGGAGAAAAGCAACCTAGTGAAGATCCCTTTTGGGTAGAAAACCGAGCAGTAGAATTTTTTCAATTGCTTTCATAA
- a CDS encoding HAMP domain-containing protein — translation MNNETAPNPDGRGRRYQVIFLTITTFVVIALLVALGTVKPLIPIPERSSDTLILYALSSINFIASLVLLAILTRNLLKLRRARAEQRLGSKFKTKMVIFSIGISLLPAILQFFFAYGLLNTSLDIWFSSPANKFYASATNMQQVFLQRQLEDLSQISRTLLRVTGLRGRQQDLILDDIEKRLLQREYSNQQLRLLEVNLLDKTVFLQNTEPIINPKELAEARSAVSLGNAYARWTTGDDSRTFYLIIGQPINQTSKSIGGIFLVKQLPQNLADMFVEVAKQGEDRDRLSRNAKQLKITNLYLLGAMTLLLIFAATWIALYVANGITVPIQALAEATQALTRGNFDIRVLCPAEDELASLVQSFNQMAAQLSENRHNLDLAAKEQRETNRALEERRRYIETILQSLSTGIISLDNEHKMITINQAALNILCLDSAPPTKTPITDLFAIDNQKEINYLVRKARRVGQINQELEIHNQNSILHTSLTITALRDKNGVFQGSVLMIEDISDLIAAQRSAVWSEVARRMAHEIKNPLTPIQLCAERIAKNSQKVANSLESKYLHVVEECTTTIKQEVGTLQRMVDEFSRFARLPQVQLQPGSLNQVIVETLKLYEERLDEVKITTNLSEKLPLINLDKEQIKRVMVNLIDNAAESMQDTKEKLLSITTEFFSDKELIRLTVSDTGHGINVEDREKLFQPYFSTRKRGTGLGLAIVSHIVNDHMGKIRVEDNLPVGTKFIVELPITNKIE, via the coding sequence ATGAACAATGAGACAGCACCAAACCCTGATGGGCGAGGTCGTCGCTACCAAGTAATTTTTCTAACTATAACCACTTTTGTAGTAATTGCTCTATTAGTTGCTTTAGGTACAGTTAAACCATTAATTCCTATTCCAGAGCGTTCTAGCGACACATTAATACTTTACGCGCTTTCTTCTATTAACTTTATTGCATCATTAGTTTTACTAGCAATTTTAACCCGTAATTTGCTTAAACTCCGACGTGCGCGGGCCGAACAACGTCTTGGGTCAAAGTTTAAGACTAAAATGGTAATATTTTCTATTGGAATTTCTTTACTACCAGCAATTTTACAGTTTTTCTTTGCCTATGGACTTCTTAATACAAGTTTAGATATATGGTTTAGTTCACCTGCAAATAAATTTTATGCGAGTGCCACTAATATGCAGCAAGTCTTTTTACAACGTCAGTTAGAAGACCTTTCACAAATTAGCCGTACTCTACTTCGTGTTACTGGACTGCGTGGCCGACAACAAGATTTAATTTTAGATGATATAGAAAAACGTCTTTTACAAAGAGAATATAGTAATCAACAACTGCGCCTACTTGAAGTTAACTTGTTAGATAAAACCGTTTTTCTTCAAAACACTGAACCCATAATAAATCCTAAAGAATTAGCTGAGGCCCGTAGCGCAGTTAGTTTAGGTAATGCTTATGCTCGCTGGACGACTGGCGACGATTCCCGCACTTTTTATTTAATAATTGGTCAACCAATCAACCAAACTAGTAAATCCATTGGAGGAATTTTTTTAGTTAAACAGCTTCCTCAAAATTTAGCAGATATGTTTGTTGAAGTAGCTAAACAAGGTGAAGACCGAGATCGTCTTTCCCGTAATGCTAAACAGCTTAAAATCACTAATTTATATCTGTTAGGTGCAATGACATTACTGCTTATTTTTGCTGCTACATGGATTGCTCTTTATGTTGCTAATGGCATTACCGTCCCAATTCAAGCCCTAGCCGAGGCTACACAAGCTTTAACTCGTGGTAATTTTGATATTAGGGTTCTTTGTCCAGCAGAAGATGAGCTAGCAAGTCTTGTACAGTCCTTTAATCAAATGGCTGCACAATTAAGCGAAAATCGACATAACTTAGACCTTGCAGCTAAAGAACAACGTGAAACCAATCGAGCATTAGAAGAACGCCGCCGCTATATTGAAACTATTTTGCAAAGCTTATCAACTGGCATTATTTCTTTAGATAATGAACATAAGATGATTACTATTAATCAAGCAGCCCTTAATATTTTATGTTTAGATTCTGCTCCACCAACCAAAACACCTATAACTGACTTATTTGCAATAGATAACCAAAAAGAAATTAATTATTTAGTTAGAAAAGCTCGCCGTGTTGGACAAATTAACCAAGAATTAGAAATTCACAATCAAAACTCCATACTTCATACTTCCTTAACCATCACTGCCTTACGAGATAAAAATGGTGTTTTCCAAGGCTCTGTATTAATGATTGAAGATATTTCAGATTTGATTGCTGCCCAACGTAGCGCAGTTTGGAGCGAAGTAGCCCGACGCATGGCACATGAAATAAAAAATCCTCTTACTCCAATACAACTTTGTGCTGAACGAATAGCAAAAAATTCCCAAAAAGTTGCTAATTCCTTAGAATCTAAGTATTTACATGTCGTTGAAGAATGCACCACTACCATTAAACAAGAAGTTGGAACACTACAAAGAATGGTAGATGAGTTTTCCCGTTTTGCCCGCTTACCTCAAGTTCAATTACAACCAGGCTCACTAAACCAAGTTATTGTAGAAACTTTAAAACTATATGAAGAACGTCTTGATGAAGTAAAAATTACCACTAACCTTTCTGAGAAATTACCCTTAATTAACTTAGATAAAGAACAAATTAAGCGTGTGATGGTTAATTTAATCGACAATGCAGCAGAATCTATGCAAGATACAAAAGAAAAACTACTGTCTATTACTACAGAATTTTTTTCAGACAAAGAATTAATTCGCCTAACTGTTAGCGATACAGGTCATGGAATCAATGTAGAAGATAGAGAAAAGCTTTTTCAGCCCTATTTTTCTACTCGTAAACGTGGCACAGGTCTTGGTTTAGCAATTGTTAGTCATATTGTTAATGACCATATGGGAAAAATTAGAGTAGAAGATAACTTGCCTGTTGGAACTAAATTTATTGTTGAGTTACCAATTACTAATAAAATAGAGTAG
- a CDS encoding DUF1778 domain-containing protein, with protein sequence MSTQNSRSSRIEARISPEVLALVKRAAEIQGRSVSDFVVTAAQEAAQKTIEETNIIRLSIEDQEKFVDLLLNPPNLSPVLEKAKQYHSKMVVESK encoded by the coding sequence ATGTCAACACAAAATAGCCGAAGTAGCCGAATAGAAGCAAGAATATCACCAGAAGTATTAGCACTTGTAAAACGGGCAGCAGAAATTCAAGGGCGTAGTGTAAGTGATTTTGTGGTGACAGCCGCCCAAGAAGCTGCTCAAAAAACCATAGAAGAAACAAACATAATTCGCCTGTCAATTGAGGATCAAGAAAAATTTGTTGATTTGTTGCTCAATCCACCAAATTTGTCTCCTGTTTTAGAAAAGGCTAAACAATATCATTCTAAAATGGTGGTAGAATCTAAGTGA
- a CDS encoding DUF2071 domain-containing protein codes for MENNQTAFLTAYWKYLAMLNYEVDPKILLSRLPAGTELDTFEGKTFVSMVGFLFHDTKVLRIPIPFHQDFEEINLRFYVRHKAKDGEWRRGVVFVKEIVPKFAIAFVARAIYEEHYISIPTRHALEFDESQNPKFVAYEWEYEDKWHSLSVKPTGQSYSLKPGSEEEFIAEHYWGYTRHSDGSTTEYKVEHPTWKVWSVKESTFDCDIAGLYGAEFSEFLKVKPSSAFLAEGSNVTVYMGNKLD; via the coding sequence ATGGAAAATAATCAAACTGCTTTTCTAACAGCTTATTGGAAATATTTAGCAATGCTAAATTATGAAGTAGACCCTAAAATATTGCTTTCACGTCTTCCCGCAGGAACAGAATTAGACACATTTGAGGGAAAAACTTTTGTTAGTATGGTTGGATTTCTTTTTCATGACACTAAAGTTTTACGTATACCTATACCTTTTCATCAAGATTTTGAGGAAATCAACTTAAGGTTTTATGTAAGACATAAAGCTAAAGATGGGGAATGGCGACGCGGAGTAGTTTTTGTTAAGGAAATTGTCCCAAAATTTGCTATTGCTTTTGTTGCTCGTGCAATTTATGAAGAACATTATATTTCCATTCCAACTAGACACGCTTTAGAGTTTGACGAAAGTCAAAACCCTAAATTTGTAGCTTATGAATGGGAATATGAAGACAAGTGGCATTCACTTAGTGTTAAACCTACAGGTCAATCCTACTCATTAAAACCTGGCTCAGAAGAAGAGTTTATTGCTGAACATTATTGGGGCTATACTCGCCATAGTGATGGCAGCACAACAGAATATAAAGTTGAACATCCTACATGGAAAGTTTGGTCAGTAAAAGAATCTACATTTGATTGTGATATAGCTGGGCTTTATGGAGCAGAATTTAGCGAATTTCTTAAAGTTAAACCTAGTTCTGCATTTCTAGCAGAAGGATCTAATGTTACTGTTTATATGGGAAATAAATTAGATTAA
- a CDS encoding DNA cytosine methyltransferase gives MIDFTEFSNLAIKKPYKIIDLFAGIGGMRLAFESFGCKTVFSSEWDKYAQKMYKANFGEIPFGDINLIDAKDIPDHDILLAGFPCQPFSIAGKQQGFTDTRGTLFFNIESILATKRPQAFLLENVKRLTSHNEGRTFAVITEKLNQLGYKIYHKVLNSLDFGIPQKRERIYIVGFLSPIDFKFPKPLGYYKPLSAILQKDEEIPKNYFLSEELKQKRFNALKIIPPNPSIWHENIGGNISPLPYSCALRAEGSYNYLVVNGVRRLTDREMLRLQGFPDDFVINIPYSQCRKVAGNSVTVPVIKAIANQMIKAMKENKEVVQEMVQMALEMGF, from the coding sequence ATGATAGATTTTACAGAATTTAGTAATTTAGCAATAAAGAAACCATATAAAATAATCGATCTTTTTGCTGGTATAGGAGGAATGCGATTAGCTTTTGAATCCTTTGGTTGTAAAACAGTTTTTTCTTCTGAATGGGATAAATATGCACAAAAAATGTATAAAGCTAATTTTGGAGAAATTCCTTTTGGAGATATCAATTTAATTGATGCCAAAGATATTCCAGATCATGACATTTTGTTAGCAGGTTTCCCATGTCAGCCCTTTAGCATTGCAGGCAAACAACAAGGTTTTACAGATACTAGAGGAACATTATTTTTTAATATTGAGTCCATTTTAGCTACAAAAAGACCACAAGCTTTTTTGCTTGAAAATGTCAAAAGGCTTACATCACATAATGAAGGTAGAACTTTTGCAGTAATTACTGAAAAACTAAACCAATTAGGCTATAAAATTTATCATAAAGTGTTGAATTCACTTGATTTTGGTATTCCACAAAAAAGAGAACGAATTTATATTGTTGGTTTTTTATCGCCGATTGATTTTAAGTTTCCTAAACCGTTAGGTTATTACAAACCTTTGTCCGCAATCTTGCAAAAAGATGAGGAAATACCAAAAAACTATTTTCTTTCTGAAGAGCTTAAACAAAAAAGGTTTAACGCACTAAAAATTATTCCACCAAATCCATCTATTTGGCATGAAAATATTGGAGGGAACATTTCACCTTTACCTTATTCTTGTGCTTTACGTGCTGAAGGAAGTTATAACTATTTGGTAGTAAATGGGGTTAGGCGGTTGACGGATAGGGAAATGCTAAGATTACAAGGCTTTCCTGATGACTTTGTAATTAATATTCCCTACTCACAATGTCGCAAAGTTGCTGGAAATTCTGTAACAGTTCCTGTTATAAAAGCTATTGCAAATCAAATGATAAAAGCTATGAAAGAAAATAAAGAAGTTGTACAAGAAATGGTTCAAATGGCTTTAGAAATGGGTTTTTAA
- a CDS encoding sigma-70 family RNA polymerase sigma factor, whose amino-acid sequence MLPTNNTNIKYRIKTSRKSLFRANNITSINSTDYQNISSLELIKLCSQPKNEAAWQEFYQRFNPYIEVYIKKAWKIRTSSSNLMNPIIKETIADLIQEVYVKLLESNRQALQQFQGETEGSFLAYLSKIASNIVSEHFRKQLADKRRGAEMSIEMLLDKAECEKSGSQEITHLFLSTDGEKEFLRDLRNYQISQLVEKFLAGTNRQRDILIFRSCLLAGMSAKQVIEAENLDLKTSSVESILRRIKDKLRQTLKTKTNMSQLAA is encoded by the coding sequence ATGTTGCCCACAAATAATACTAATATTAAGTACCGTATAAAAACTAGCAGAAAATCTCTTTTTCGAGCAAATAATATAACCTCAATAAATTCAACTGATTATCAAAATATCTCTAGTTTAGAATTAATAAAACTATGTAGCCAACCTAAAAACGAAGCCGCATGGCAAGAGTTTTATCAAAGATTTAATCCTTATATTGAAGTTTATATTAAAAAAGCATGGAAAATCCGTACTTCTTCTAGCAATTTAATGAACCCAATAATAAAAGAAACCATTGCTGATTTAATTCAAGAAGTTTATGTCAAACTACTTGAATCTAACCGTCAAGCGTTACAACAATTTCAAGGAGAAACAGAAGGCTCTTTTCTAGCTTATTTATCAAAAATAGCCTCCAACATAGTTTCAGAACATTTTCGCAAGCAACTAGCTGATAAACGGCGTGGTGCAGAAATGTCTATAGAAATGCTTTTAGACAAAGCAGAATGTGAAAAGTCAGGTAGCCAAGAAATTACTCATTTATTTTTATCAACTGATGGAGAAAAGGAATTTTTAAGAGATTTACGTAACTATCAAATTTCTCAATTAGTTGAAAAATTTTTAGCTGGTACTAACAGACAACGAGACATATTAATTTTTAGATCCTGTTTATTAGCTGGTATGTCTGCCAAACAAGTAATTGAAGCGGAAAATTTAGACTTAAAAACTAGTAGTGTAGAATCCATTTTGCGGCGTATCAAAGACAAATTACGCCAAACCCTAAAAACTAAAACCAATATGTCTCAATTAGCTGCATAA